Proteins encoded by one window of Moorella humiferrea:
- a CDS encoding AAA family ATPase → MPAVTWRRLSLWGFGCYRDGVKVTFQDGLNVLVAPNERGKSTLVAGLEAVLFGLPNTANPEAFGTTRFANREGAERFEGELEFLVDGVPYVIKRHFATNRVTLRRWEENGWEEIWRGTHNPGAHKKIPIYIDHLTNLLGITSRELFEATFCLGQPLPEGRALDNEVQKLLSGSGGHYQEALQHLAGSLRSLTRYCGDMGVGNNGRKDARLEELRTEIAALQRVKQASGDTMEELTAVRARLQELAAELKNAREELKKRRELRDAWDRWRALHVRYQGFLREQRQAGTALARARELEQKIRASREEASRLYPEWESFIEGSEGLDRLLELEGEITRLQKEADAGEAQVNELRVRREDLTARLKGELAAVADHPDILRDLEELERLRREIAELAAKMEELAAREAETAAALAALPDFATLGTSPAAVIEGLQTAARGLMADWERFEKDYTRWRELKKELAGELSCFAALSPEQEELAANYEYRRAALEKEEREAGENCRRLEERKEAYRKREEEYHRRFRDLDALGEDALHALAEKPKTGAELKLKEAALQSSLAAGRRRRAVLAILVGAGLLTGAVVGIMGGSWPAAAVIILLCCLGGAAWIYLGRPRDDAVALEAEVAALKERLRGLDAVLGPWADAPLEKLDELRHRLLERERARAELAALAASLPGVEEEERARQALAAAVKARQEFTAATAAFAVRFTDVAAAFQRYRNARDELKILEGRLKEFSEKNPGVAVEEAFKASPHTLDAPWPGLAALARLYGRSSTTTGELLEWLKELEKGGWEEILERARQWEELAAKKSWLNERQKQLLQPDDKGQTTLTRLEAAVAALEVHVAPFTKDDKDAVASLLTEAETVKKELAAVEGSSRAVTARVEELKSQIAKRKSEADELRRALAPVLAATGGDAGKALERRRSYEQMVRERQGWQEQLTGLLGGGSLEELEAAGLDAANRTLIVLQEWRALAQEHPGLPEPGEEIKGEELEARYKKLQEETSALENQVQGLEEEERGLLRRQSQLEGGQIANVAVTAEILAARERELARLEMEAAALALAYRELEEAARDYSREYRRELAAAATRYFILFTGKEERRVELTEDFRVEVKETGAAIPLAQLSRGAQDQLYLSLRLAIGDLLSAALTLPFIFDDCFVNCDAERRRRIRESLTVLAEKRQLLLLTHDPDFAGWGSLLQVEEGN, encoded by the coding sequence ATGCCTGCGGTAACTTGGCGGCGGTTGAGCCTTTGGGGCTTTGGCTGCTATCGCGACGGGGTAAAGGTTACCTTTCAAGATGGCCTGAACGTCCTTGTGGCTCCCAACGAAAGGGGCAAATCAACCCTCGTGGCCGGGCTGGAAGCCGTCCTTTTCGGTCTGCCCAATACCGCAAATCCGGAAGCCTTTGGCACCACCCGTTTCGCCAACCGGGAAGGCGCGGAGCGTTTCGAAGGAGAGCTGGAATTTTTAGTTGACGGCGTACCGTATGTCATAAAACGGCATTTCGCTACCAACCGCGTGACCCTGCGGCGCTGGGAGGAAAACGGCTGGGAAGAAATCTGGCGGGGGACCCATAATCCCGGCGCCCATAAAAAAATTCCCATCTATATTGATCATTTAACGAACCTTTTGGGCATAACTTCCCGGGAACTTTTTGAAGCCACCTTTTGCCTGGGCCAGCCCCTGCCGGAGGGCAGGGCCTTAGATAATGAGGTGCAGAAGCTCCTTTCAGGGAGCGGCGGCCATTACCAAGAAGCCCTCCAGCATCTGGCCGGTTCGTTACGTTCCCTGACCCGCTACTGTGGCGATATGGGTGTAGGCAACAACGGCCGCAAAGACGCCCGCCTGGAAGAACTGCGGACGGAAATCGCCGCCCTGCAAAGGGTTAAACAGGCATCCGGCGACACCATGGAGGAGCTGACCGCGGTGCGTGCCCGGCTCCAGGAACTGGCAGCAGAACTTAAAAACGCCAGGGAGGAGTTGAAGAAACGGAGGGAACTGCGGGATGCATGGGACAGATGGCGGGCCTTGCACGTGCGCTACCAGGGTTTCTTACGCGAGCAGCGGCAGGCTGGAACGGCCCTTGCCAGGGCCCGGGAGCTGGAGCAGAAGATTCGCGCCTCCCGGGAGGAAGCTTCCCGCCTCTATCCCGAATGGGAATCTTTTATAGAAGGCAGTGAAGGCCTCGACCGCCTTCTGGAGCTGGAAGGAGAAATCACCCGCCTCCAGAAGGAAGCAGATGCAGGGGAGGCCCAGGTCAATGAACTCCGGGTCCGGCGGGAGGATTTAACGGCAAGGCTTAAAGGAGAGCTGGCAGCTGTCGCCGACCATCCCGACATCCTGCGGGATCTGGAAGAATTAGAACGGCTGCGCCGGGAAATAGCAGAACTGGCCGCAAAAATGGAGGAGCTGGCCGCCCGCGAGGCCGAGACGGCCGCGGCACTGGCCGCCCTGCCGGATTTCGCCACCCTGGGAACGAGCCCGGCCGCCGTCATCGAAGGGCTGCAGACGGCCGCCCGCGGGCTCATGGCGGATTGGGAACGTTTTGAGAAAGATTATACGCGCTGGCGGGAGCTAAAAAAAGAGCTTGCCGGGGAACTCTCCTGCTTTGCCGCTCTATCACCGGAACAGGAAGAACTGGCGGCCAATTATGAATATCGGCGGGCGGCTCTGGAAAAAGAAGAAAGGGAGGCCGGGGAAAACTGCCGCCGGCTGGAGGAACGGAAAGAAGCCTACCGCAAACGTGAGGAGGAGTATCACCGGCGTTTCCGTGATCTTGACGCTTTAGGGGAAGACGCCCTTCACGCCCTGGCTGAAAAGCCGAAGACCGGAGCGGAGCTTAAGCTTAAAGAAGCCGCCCTGCAGTCGTCCCTGGCGGCAGGCCGCCGCCGGCGGGCCGTCCTGGCAATTCTTGTCGGCGCCGGCCTTTTGACAGGTGCGGTGGTCGGCATTATGGGCGGCAGCTGGCCTGCGGCGGCCGTTATCATCTTGCTGTGCTGTTTGGGGGGTGCGGCCTGGATTTACCTGGGACGCCCCCGGGATGACGCCGTAGCCCTTGAGGCGGAGGTTGCCGCCTTAAAAGAACGCCTTAGGGGGCTGGATGCGGTCTTAGGCCCCTGGGCTGACGCCCCTTTAGAGAAGCTGGACGAACTGCGTCACCGCCTGCTGGAAAGGGAACGGGCCCGCGCGGAACTGGCCGCCCTGGCGGCTTCCCTCCCCGGCGTTGAAGAAGAAGAAAGGGCCCGGCAGGCCCTGGCGGCCGCCGTGAAGGCGCGGCAGGAGTTTACGGCCGCAACAGCCGCCTTTGCCGTCCGTTTTACCGATGTTGCCGCCGCCTTCCAGCGCTACCGGAACGCCCGCGATGAGCTGAAAATACTGGAGGGCAGGCTGAAGGAATTTAGCGAGAAAAATCCAGGCGTGGCGGTGGAAGAAGCCTTTAAGGCATCACCCCACACCCTGGATGCCCCCTGGCCGGGACTGGCCGCGCTGGCGCGCCTGTACGGAAGGTCTTCGACCACGACGGGCGAGCTCCTGGAGTGGTTAAAGGAACTGGAAAAGGGAGGCTGGGAAGAGATCCTGGAGCGGGCGCGGCAGTGGGAAGAGCTGGCGGCCAAGAAGAGCTGGTTAAATGAGCGGCAGAAACAACTCTTGCAGCCGGACGACAAAGGGCAGACGACTCTAACCCGCCTTGAGGCCGCCGTCGCCGCTTTAGAGGTCCATGTAGCACCCTTTACGAAGGATGATAAAGACGCGGTCGCTTCCCTCTTAACGGAGGCCGAAACCGTGAAAAAGGAACTGGCCGCAGTGGAGGGCAGCAGCCGGGCCGTCACCGCAAGGGTAGAGGAATTAAAGAGCCAGATTGCAAAAAGGAAGAGCGAAGCAGACGAACTGCGGCGGGCATTGGCCCCTGTTCTGGCGGCAACAGGCGGTGACGCCGGCAAAGCCCTGGAGAGGCGCCGGAGTTATGAACAGATGGTCCGGGAACGGCAGGGGTGGCAGGAGCAGCTGACCGGCCTCCTGGGCGGCGGCAGCCTGGAAGAACTGGAAGCGGCCGGCCTGGATGCCGCCAATCGGACCTTAATCGTCCTGCAGGAGTGGCGGGCCCTGGCGCAAGAACATCCGGGCCTGCCGGAACCAGGTGAAGAAATAAAAGGGGAGGAGCTGGAAGCAAGATATAAAAAACTACAGGAAGAAACATCGGCCCTGGAAAACCAGGTGCAGGGGCTAGAAGAGGAAGAACGCGGGCTTCTGCGGCGCCAGTCCCAGCTGGAAGGGGGGCAAATCGCCAATGTGGCCGTTACCGCCGAAATCCTGGCGGCCCGGGAAAGGGAACTCGCCCGCCTGGAAATGGAAGCCGCAGCCCTGGCCCTGGCCTACAGAGAGCTGGAAGAAGCGGCTCGGGACTACAGCCGGGAATACCGCAGGGAGCTGGCCGCCGCCGCCACCCGATATTTTATCCTCTTTACGGGCAAGGAGGAACGGCGGGTGGAACTCACCGAGGATTTTCGCGTCGAGGTTAAGGAAACGGGTGCCGCCATACCTTTGGCCCAGCTCAGCCGCGGCGCCCAGGACCAGCTTTATCTCTCCTTACGCCTGGCCATCGGCGACCTCTTGAGTGCCGCTTTGACCCTTCCCTTTATTTTTGACGATTGCTTTGTCAACTGCGATGCCGAACGCCGCAGGCGTATCCGGGAAAGCCTTACGGTTCTGGCAGAAAAACGCCAGCTTTTGCTTTTGACCCACGATCCGGATTTTGCCGGGTGGGGCAGCCTTCTGCAGGTTGAAGAAGGGAATTGA